One genomic segment of Paenibacillus durus includes these proteins:
- the glcT gene encoding glucose PTS transporter transcription antiterminator GlcT, which yields MSSITVAKVLNNNVIIADHPQYAEVVVIGKGIGFNRKSRDQINLSAVEKMFILRDQQEQEQYKELVPQVDEKLIEIIQEIVLYIMQRSRQPVNEHIHIALTDHISFAMRRYEQDVALHNPFLYETKEIYPEEYAMAEYAIAKINKAMGVTMPVDEIGFVALHIHSALSNSSISELKQHSQLIGDLVNLVEISLEYRVPRDSLDYSRLVTHLRFVLERLRRGEAVKETSSLDSLMKREYPEMYALAWKLTKVMERRMHLTVYPAEVSYLTVHLQRLAQKKEDEAG from the coding sequence GTGAGCAGCATAACTGTGGCCAAGGTGCTGAATAACAATGTTATCATCGCCGACCATCCCCAATATGCCGAAGTCGTCGTGATTGGCAAGGGAATCGGGTTTAATCGTAAAAGCCGCGATCAGATCAATTTATCTGCCGTGGAAAAGATGTTCATTCTCCGAGACCAACAAGAGCAGGAACAATATAAAGAGCTTGTACCACAGGTCGATGAGAAGCTGATTGAAATCATTCAGGAAATTGTACTGTACATTATGCAGCGGAGCCGGCAGCCGGTCAACGAGCATATCCATATTGCGCTTACAGATCATATCTCTTTCGCCATGCGGCGGTACGAGCAGGACGTAGCCCTTCATAATCCTTTTTTGTATGAGACCAAAGAGATTTATCCCGAGGAATATGCCATGGCCGAGTACGCTATCGCTAAAATCAACAAGGCTATGGGCGTAACGATGCCTGTCGACGAGATCGGGTTTGTCGCTCTGCACATTCATAGTGCGCTCAGCAACAGCAGTATATCGGAGCTCAAGCAGCATTCCCAGCTGATCGGCGATTTGGTCAACCTTGTCGAGATCAGTCTCGAGTACCGTGTTCCCAGAGATTCTTTGGATTACTCCAGGCTTGTTACCCACCTGCGGTTTGTGCTGGAACGGCTGCGCCGAGGCGAGGCGGTCAAGGAGACCTCTTCGCTTGACAGCTTGATGAAACGCGAATATCCGGAAATGTATGCGCTCGCTTGGAAGCTGACGAAGGTGATGGAGCGGCGAATGCACCTGACTGTATATCCGGCGGAAGTCAGTTACCTGACCGTTCATTTACAGCGTCTTGCCCAGAAAAAAGAGGACGAAGCCGGATGA
- the ptsG gene encoding glucose-specific PTS transporter subunit IIBC: MFKKLFGVLQRVGKALMLPVAILPAAGLLLGIGNMLVNPDFLQYVPALENDTVQAIANVLMNSGQIVFSNLSLLFAVGVAIGLAGGEGVAGLAAIIGFLVMNVTMGTVLGINSYVLSKGDFAYSSVLGIPTLQTGVFGGILVGILASSMYKRYFKIELPSYLGFFAGKRFVPIMTAVTSLILGLALTVIWPPIQHGLNYLSENMINTNLTLSAFIFGLIERSLIPFGLHHIFYSPFWYEFGSYVDKAGDLVRGDQRIFMQQLRDGVPFTAGTFTTGKYPFMMFGLPAAALAIYHESRPENKKVVGSLMVSAALTSFLTGITEPLEFSFLFVAPLLFAVHVVFAGLSFMTMQILGVKIGMTFSGGFIDYTLFGIIPNRTSWWLVIPVGLAMAVIYYFGFRFVIRKFNLKTPGREDVVDDDADGKDSNAAAVSTAGDDLPRNILAALGGQQNIVHLDACITRLRVEVKEKTNVDKNRLKKLGASGVLEVGNNIQAIFGTRSDTIKSQIEDVIAGRTPAAAPVDAAPQPELEQQAGETIIPEDIVSPVNGELLDITQVPDAVFSQKMTGDGFAFLSSDGKIASPVYGKVFNVFPSKHAIGIMSDGGKEVLVHIGVNTVKLKGQGFTVLVEEGDLVAAGQPIMEVDLEYVKAHAPSVISPVIFSNLPEGSAVTLKKPGKVSIGDKDIVSIK; the protein is encoded by the coding sequence ATGTTTAAAAAGCTTTTCGGCGTCTTACAAAGAGTCGGTAAAGCGCTAATGCTTCCGGTTGCCATTCTTCCGGCTGCAGGTTTGCTGCTGGGTATCGGCAACATGCTGGTCAACCCGGACTTCCTGCAATACGTTCCGGCTTTGGAGAACGATACGGTTCAGGCCATCGCCAACGTATTGATGAACTCGGGCCAAATCGTGTTCAGCAACCTGTCACTGCTGTTCGCTGTAGGTGTAGCCATCGGGCTTGCCGGAGGCGAGGGCGTTGCAGGCCTTGCGGCCATCATCGGTTTTCTCGTCATGAACGTGACGATGGGAACGGTGCTCGGAATCAACAGCTACGTACTGAGTAAGGGGGATTTCGCCTACTCCAGCGTGCTCGGGATTCCAACGCTGCAAACCGGGGTGTTCGGGGGTATTCTCGTCGGTATACTCGCATCATCCATGTACAAGCGCTATTTCAAAATCGAGCTTCCTTCCTATCTTGGCTTCTTCGCCGGCAAACGCTTTGTGCCGATTATGACAGCCGTTACTTCCCTGATTTTGGGCTTGGCTCTGACTGTGATCTGGCCTCCAATCCAGCACGGACTGAACTACTTATCCGAGAATATGATTAATACGAACCTGACGCTGTCGGCGTTCATCTTCGGCCTGATCGAACGCTCGCTGATTCCGTTCGGCCTGCATCATATTTTCTATTCACCGTTCTGGTACGAGTTCGGAAGCTATGTCGATAAGGCTGGCGATCTGGTTCGGGGCGACCAACGCATCTTCATGCAGCAGCTCCGTGACGGCGTACCCTTTACAGCCGGTACTTTTACAACCGGTAAGTATCCGTTCATGATGTTCGGACTGCCTGCCGCCGCTCTGGCCATCTATCATGAGTCCAGACCGGAGAACAAGAAGGTTGTCGGCTCCCTGATGGTATCCGCGGCTCTGACCTCGTTCCTTACGGGTATTACCGAGCCTCTGGAATTCTCGTTCCTGTTCGTAGCTCCGCTGCTGTTCGCCGTTCATGTCGTTTTCGCGGGTCTGTCCTTCATGACCATGCAAATTCTCGGCGTAAAGATCGGTATGACCTTCTCCGGAGGTTTCATTGACTATACGCTGTTCGGCATTATTCCGAACCGCACCTCTTGGTGGCTCGTTATTCCGGTCGGTCTTGCCATGGCCGTCATCTACTACTTCGGATTCCGTTTCGTTATCCGTAAGTTCAATCTGAAGACGCCTGGGCGCGAAGATGTAGTAGATGATGACGCCGATGGTAAGGATTCAAATGCGGCGGCGGTATCCACCGCAGGGGACGACCTTCCGCGTAATATTCTTGCCGCTCTTGGAGGTCAGCAGAACATCGTTCATCTGGACGCCTGCATTACCCGTCTGCGGGTAGAGGTCAAAGAGAAGACGAATGTCGACAAGAACCGGCTGAAGAAGCTGGGAGCTTCCGGCGTACTGGAAGTGGGTAATAATATACAGGCCATTTTCGGTACCCGATCCGATACAATCAAATCGCAAATTGAGGATGTTATCGCCGGCAGAACTCCGGCGGCCGCTCCAGTGGATGCTGCTCCGCAGCCTGAATTAGAGCAGCAAGCGGGCGAGACGATTATTCCCGAAGATATCGTATCACCTGTAAACGGGGAATTGCTGGATATCACACAGGTTCCGGATGCGGTATTCTCGCAGAAGATGACTGGCGACGGATTCGCGTTCCTATCCTCCGACGGCAAGATTGCTTCTCCGGTCTATGGTAAAGTATTTAATGTATTCCCGAGCAAGCATGCAATCGGCATTATGTCCGACGGAGGCAAGGAAGTGCTGGTGCATATCGGCGTCAACACGGTTAAGCTGAAAGGCCAAGGCTTCACCGTATTGGTGGAAGAAGGCGATCTCGTCGCCGCCGGGCAACCGATTATGGAGGTTGATCTGGAATATGTGAAGGCCCATGCGCCTTCGGTCATTTCGCCGGTTATTTTCTCGAATCTGCCTGAAGGCTCTGCAGTCACCCTGAAGAAGCCGGGTAAGGTATCCATCGGCGACAAAGATATTGTTAGTATTAAGTAA
- a CDS encoding HPr family phosphocarrier protein, translating to MQKTFKIIDEDGIHARPATALVNTATKFKGTEAFAEAKGKKVTLKSILGVLSLGLEPGDTLTLITDGSEETEALSALQDVMIKEGLGELND from the coding sequence ATGCAAAAAACATTCAAAATTATCGATGAAGACGGAATTCACGCACGCCCGGCTACGGCCCTGGTAAACACGGCAACTAAATTCAAAGGCACTGAAGCATTTGCAGAAGCTAAAGGTAAAAAAGTAACCTTGAAATCTATCCTCGGCGTTCTGTCCCTGGGACTGGAACCTGGCGACACGCTGACGCTGATTACAGACGGCAGCGAAGAAACTGAAGCGCTGAGCGCGCTTCAGGACGTGATGATTAAGGAAGGGCTGGGAGAACTGAATGACTAA
- the ptsP gene encoding phosphoenolpyruvate--protein phosphotransferase, giving the protein MTKISGIAASAGIAIARAFILEHPDYTIKKTTVTDVEAEVVKLEEALDKSKAELQKIKERTLAELGEKKAEIFESHLLILDDPELISPVKDKIREEAVNADYALNEVATQFIAMFENMKSAYLQERAADMRDVTKRVLNHLLGIHYVSPAEISEEVVVIAEDLTPSDTAQLNRQYVKGFTTNIGGRTSHSAIMARSLEIPAVVGTKNVLTQVKSGDLVIVDGLSGDVLINPSEAEVAEYSAKSEAYALQIAEWRKLRDEPTVSVDGKHVELAANIGTPNDVTGVIENGGEGVGLYRTEFLYMGRDKLPSEEIQYNAYRTVLENMNGKPVVVRTLDIGGDKELPYLDLPKEMNPFLGFRAVRLCLERQDIFRTQLRALLRASVHGNLRIMFPMIATLTEFRAARDLLLEEKAKLQAEGQEVSESIQLGIMVEIPSTAVLADQFAKEVDFFSIGTNDLIQYTMAADRMNERVSYLYQPYNPAILRLIKNVIDAAHAQGKWTGMCGEMAGDATAIPLLLGLGLDEFSMSATSILPARSQISKLSAEEMKTLAAKALNLGTAEEVVALVRSIGN; this is encoded by the coding sequence ATGACTAAAATTTCAGGAATCGCGGCTTCGGCAGGGATTGCGATCGCACGAGCCTTTATCCTGGAACACCCCGACTACACCATCAAGAAGACTACGGTAACGGATGTAGAAGCGGAAGTTGTTAAGCTGGAAGAAGCGCTCGATAAATCGAAAGCGGAACTGCAGAAGATTAAAGAACGCACTTTGGCGGAGCTGGGCGAGAAGAAAGCGGAGATTTTCGAATCTCACTTGCTCATCTTGGACGATCCGGAGCTGATTAGTCCTGTTAAGGATAAAATCCGTGAGGAAGCCGTAAATGCAGACTATGCATTGAATGAAGTGGCGACTCAGTTCATCGCCATGTTTGAGAATATGAAGAGCGCATATCTTCAAGAGCGCGCTGCCGATATGCGCGACGTAACCAAGCGCGTGCTGAACCATCTGCTCGGCATTCACTATGTGAGCCCTGCTGAAATCAGCGAAGAGGTTGTCGTTATTGCGGAAGACTTGACTCCGTCCGATACGGCTCAGCTCAACCGGCAGTATGTAAAAGGCTTTACAACCAACATTGGCGGCCGTACATCCCACTCGGCAATCATGGCCCGTTCCTTGGAGATTCCGGCGGTGGTTGGCACCAAGAATGTGCTCACCCAAGTCAAATCGGGCGATCTCGTCATTGTCGACGGCTTGAGCGGTGACGTGCTCATTAACCCGAGCGAAGCCGAAGTGGCTGAGTACAGCGCCAAGAGCGAAGCCTATGCTCTGCAAATTGCAGAGTGGAGAAAGCTTCGCGACGAGCCGACGGTATCCGTGGATGGCAAGCATGTGGAACTGGCAGCCAACATCGGTACGCCTAACGACGTTACGGGCGTAATCGAGAACGGGGGCGAGGGCGTCGGCCTATACCGCACCGAGTTCCTGTACATGGGTAGAGACAAACTGCCTTCCGAGGAAATCCAGTACAATGCTTACCGGACCGTTCTAGAAAATATGAATGGCAAGCCGGTCGTCGTCCGTACGCTGGATATTGGCGGCGACAAAGAACTGCCTTACCTGGATCTGCCAAAGGAAATGAATCCATTCTTGGGCTTCCGTGCAGTTCGTCTCTGTTTGGAACGCCAGGACATTTTCCGCACACAGCTGCGTGCTCTGCTGAGAGCAAGCGTTCATGGCAACCTGCGCATCATGTTCCCGATGATCGCGACGCTTACGGAATTCCGCGCTGCCCGCGATCTGCTGCTTGAAGAGAAAGCCAAGCTGCAGGCTGAAGGCCAGGAAGTATCGGAGAGCATCCAGCTCGGCATTATGGTGGAGATTCCATCCACGGCCGTGCTTGCGGATCAGTTCGCCAAAGAAGTTGATTTCTTCAGTATCGGTACGAATGACCTTATTCAATATACAATGGCTGCCGACCGTATGAATGAACGGGTATCCTATTTGTATCAGCCGTACAATCCCGCTATTCTGCGTCTAATCAAGAACGTAATCGACGCTGCCCATGCCCAGGGTAAATGGACAGGCATGTGCGGCGAGATGGCCGGGGACGCAACAGCCATTCCGCTGCTGCTTGGTCTTGGGCTCGACGAGTTCAGTATGAGCGCAACTTCGATTTTGCCGGCTCGCAGTCAAATCTCCAAGCTGTCAGCCGAAGAAATGAAGACTCTGGCTGCAAAAGCACTGAATCTTGGCACGGCCGAAGAGGTAGTCGCTTTGGTGCGCTCCATCGGCAACTAA
- the pulA gene encoding type I pullulanase: MKSNYINAEPASEIYNGMDLGLSYTPESSIFKVWAPTAFAVSLVLYDSGGEEIGNAEGSEDARLTYMLRRDGGVWQVKVAGDLKGKFYMYRVVFADGMIRESADPYSAAVSANGLRSAIIDMRDTDPEDWDQDVSPHLQHPVDAVLYELHVRDFSIHESSGISEKGKYKAFTETDLRDPEGNTLGIDHLSELGITHVHLLPVFDFQTVDELQIKDRFPGESNYNWGYDPQHYNAPEGSYSTDAADPAARIREFKEMVQALHRRGISVVMDVVYNHTYSVDGGPFEAFVPGYFYRHDYAGRLSNGSGVGNELATERPMVRKFIKDSLRHWATEYHIDGFRFDLMGLIDTVTMREVVEELRLEVNRNLIFYGEPWTGGDSPLASKTLKGAQRGKGYAVFNDNFRSAIKGDSDGWGRGFVTGELGKEGAVAAGIIGAVHDFTESPAETVNYTTAHDNLNLWDKLLATQGLRRDARFPDLDNGRLKNGGSLEEAVANADPYVGITEEILLENETVRRSLLAAGIVLTSQGIPFLHAGDELLRSKYGDHNSYRSGDAINAIRWSNKAKFLPVFQYYKNLIALRRNHPAFRLHGRQEIERSLEIFRCDGGVVSYVLKNHAGGDSWKNIVVLFNANPWEVTTGLPACSEQWNVVVDHTRAEVAPFRKVEGAEVQLEGLSMMVLYDECGTPPQQAKTVEVHYERSDGDYRGWNLWVWGTGIQDGQCDFRYMEDGRAVATVEVVPETRSFGYILRVNDWEARDGSTDRFIDCSVNEEVIKVLIKDSDDNTVVAQKFSMTS; this comes from the coding sequence ATGAAAAGCAACTATATAAATGCGGAACCCGCATCGGAAATATACAATGGCATGGATTTAGGATTAAGCTACACGCCGGAAAGCAGCATATTCAAGGTTTGGGCGCCCACGGCATTTGCCGTATCGCTTGTCCTGTACGATTCCGGAGGAGAAGAGATTGGAAATGCGGAAGGTTCGGAGGATGCACGCTTGACTTATATGCTTCGCCGGGACGGAGGCGTCTGGCAGGTGAAAGTCGCGGGTGACCTGAAAGGTAAATTTTATATGTACCGGGTCGTTTTCGCAGATGGGATGATCCGTGAGTCAGCCGATCCGTATTCGGCAGCCGTTTCTGCGAACGGACTTCGTTCAGCTATTATCGATATGCGGGATACCGATCCCGAAGACTGGGACCAGGATGTATCTCCGCACTTGCAGCATCCTGTGGATGCAGTGCTCTACGAGCTCCATGTTCGCGATTTCTCGATTCACGAAAGCTCGGGCATTAGCGAAAAGGGAAAATATAAAGCGTTCACCGAGACAGATCTGCGTGATCCCGAAGGCAATACACTCGGAATCGACCATTTAAGCGAGCTGGGTATTACGCATGTCCATTTGCTGCCTGTTTTCGATTTTCAGACGGTGGATGAGCTGCAGATAAAGGATAGATTCCCGGGAGAAAGCAACTATAACTGGGGGTACGACCCTCAGCACTATAACGCTCCGGAAGGTTCTTACAGCACGGATGCTGCTGATCCCGCAGCGCGTATCCGGGAGTTTAAAGAAATGGTTCAGGCGCTGCATCGGCGGGGAATTTCTGTCGTGATGGATGTGGTATACAATCATACGTACTCTGTGGACGGAGGCCCCTTTGAAGCCTTTGTGCCTGGGTACTTCTATAGACATGATTATGCAGGCCGCCTTTCCAACGGTTCCGGCGTCGGCAATGAGCTGGCTACAGAACGGCCAATGGTGCGGAAGTTCATCAAGGATTCGCTTCGCCATTGGGCGACAGAGTACCATATCGACGGATTCCGATTTGATCTTATGGGTCTTATCGATACGGTAACGATGCGTGAAGTTGTCGAGGAACTGCGCCTTGAGGTCAATCGTAATCTGATCTTTTACGGGGAGCCGTGGACCGGCGGCGATTCTCCGCTGGCTTCCAAGACGCTGAAAGGTGCACAGCGCGGAAAAGGTTATGCCGTCTTCAACGATAACTTCCGATCCGCCATCAAAGGAGACAGCGACGGCTGGGGCAGAGGCTTTGTTACGGGAGAACTCGGCAAGGAAGGGGCGGTCGCCGCAGGCATTATAGGTGCCGTTCACGATTTTACGGAATCTCCGGCCGAGACGGTTAATTATACGACTGCTCACGATAACCTGAATCTATGGGATAAGCTGCTCGCGACGCAGGGTCTTCGCCGGGATGCGCGGTTTCCGGATCTGGATAATGGAAGGCTGAAAAATGGAGGCAGCCTGGAAGAGGCTGTGGCGAACGCCGATCCGTATGTCGGAATTACGGAAGAAATCCTTTTGGAAAATGAAACGGTGCGGCGATCACTGCTGGCGGCTGGGATTGTGCTGACCTCTCAGGGCATTCCTTTCTTGCATGCGGGAGATGAGCTGCTTCGCAGTAAATATGGCGATCATAACAGCTATCGGAGCGGCGATGCCATCAACGCGATTCGTTGGAGCAATAAGGCTAAATTCCTTCCTGTGTTCCAGTATTATAAGAATTTGATCGCGCTGCGCAGAAACCACCCGGCTTTTCGGCTGCATGGACGTCAGGAAATTGAGCGCTCCTTGGAGATTTTCCGCTGCGATGGCGGGGTGGTGTCCTATGTCCTGAAAAATCATGCCGGCGGTGACTCCTGGAAGAATATCGTCGTTCTGTTTAACGCCAATCCTTGGGAGGTAACGACAGGCCTGCCTGCCTGTTCCGAGCAATGGAATGTGGTTGTCGATCATACCCGGGCGGAAGTAGCGCCTTTTCGGAAAGTGGAAGGTGCCGAGGTGCAGCTGGAAGGGCTGTCGATGATGGTGCTCTACGATGAATGCGGAACGCCGCCACAGCAGGCCAAGACAGTCGAGGTGCATTATGAGCGCTCCGACGGGGACTACAGAGGCTGGAATTTATGGGTATGGGGTACCGGGATACAGGATGGCCAATGTGATTTCCGGTATATGGAAGACGGCAGGGCTGTTGCCACAGTCGAGGTCGTGCCGGAGACCCGTTCCTTTGGTTATATTCTGCGGGTGAATGATTGGGAGGCCAGGGACGGAAGCACAGACCGCTTCATCGATTGTTCGGTAAATGAAGAAGTGATCAAGGTGTTGATTAAGGACAGTGATGACAACACCGTCGTTGCACAGAAATTCTCAATGACAAGTTAA